In the Oncorhynchus nerka isolate Pitt River linkage group LG2, Oner_Uvic_2.0, whole genome shotgun sequence genome, one interval contains:
- the LOC115143092 gene encoding interleukin-17 receptor C-like isoform X3, which produces MKAMFLWWSLAILLLIQIVASALELEMLDYKSEHFTCSKGISNCTVKAGAVVLIPECPVDLEVQPVLCCRQGTACRPCLHIHLDIQPRNHQTASYMHVCYNVPELGMEICKILEFTVIPAALDGQATSKQAWLSLLLKDNAVSFNSQVTVYVCSHHSKVVLPSVDEVCSSAAQGVVEECDIPSFSALIDQESHEVRLQVNKADDSPYPLEMCLQHEVNGVCRTCKESTVPLHSVTPCMCFQVWWNKGDERSHRSISCPFRNHTELLQRNVWENVSVSVVQGQMNSGGAMLSWNLTAPCRVEAEVWPCQKGAGLDMDRCTELVAFRQRLSDDIWRENSRGHWLMPGVFEDVVLGLDLCVMVKGKNSELGPFCPIDSSWWHWRWSLLVLLSLMLAVLAAICLYFLHGKLKRWAWEWYQKECGRPNRGHIVLLSPPDVDGSVSELVCELGSSLCAQGFSVSVDLWSRAELCSLGPLPWLHSQLQHLDSQGIRAILVLTQAAWERAEDWVRQWDQQGQQGKDIVQGVEKEEGGEEMEGEDNGLLQGLSSPYADVFSAALSCIKAEHKLGCAGERFLLVHFEAHSAKPPSSERGLPELFQGLPMFHLPSQSQGLLAELAMGPTGPEAGIGGHRV; this is translated from the exons GGTATCTCTAACTGCACAGTGAAGGCAGGTGCTGTGGTTCTGATCCCAGAGTGTCCTGTCGATCTGGAGGTGCAGCCGGTGCTGTGCTGCAGACAGGGCACGGCATGCAGACCCTGCCTACACATTCACCTTGACATCCAGCCCAGAAACCACCAGACAG CATCATATATGCATGTATGTTACAACGTACCAGAACTAGGAATGGAGATTTGCAAGATTCTGGAGTTCACAGTGATCCCTGCTGCTCTGGATGGGCAAGCTACATCCAAG CAGGCATGGCTGTCACTGCTGCTTAAAGATAATGCAGTGTCCTTCAACAGTCAGGTGACTGTGTATGTTTGTTCCCACCACTCGAAAGTGGTGCTTCCCTCAGTGGATGAAG TGTGCTCATCTGCTGCACAGGGGGTTGTAGAAGAGTGTGACA tcccTAGTTTCAGCGCTCTGATTGATCAGGAAAGTCATGAGGTGAGGCTGCAAGTCAACAAGGCAGATGACAGCCCCTACCCACTGGAAATGTGCCTACAACATGAAGTTAACGGAGTGTGCAGG ACCTGTAAGGAGAGTACAGTTCCACTGCACTCTGTCACCCCCTGCATGTGCTTTCAG gtgtgGTGGAATAAAGGAGACGAGAGGTCGCATCGATCCATTAGCTGTCCCTTTAGAAACCACACCG AGCTGCTGCAGAGGAATGTATGGGAGAATGTGTCAGTATCTGTGGTGCAGGGCCAAATGAACAGTGGTGGTGCCATGCTATCCTGGAACCTGACTGCCCCCTGTAGGGTGGAGGCAGAAGTGTGGCCCTGCCAGAAAGGTGCAGGCTTGGACATGGACAGGTGCACAGAGCTGGTTGCCTTTAGGCAGCGTCTGTCAGATGACATTTGGAGGGAAAACAGCAGGGGACACTGG CTGATGCCCGGTGTGTTTGAGGATGTCGTACTTGGCCTTGATCTCTGTGTGATG GTAAAAGGGAAGAACAGTGAGCTTGGCCCCTTCTGTCCCATTGACT CCAGTTGGTGGCACTGGCGCTGGAGTCTGTTGGTCCTGCTCTCCCTGATGCTGGCTGTCCTAGCAGCAATTTGTCTATATTTCCTGCATGGTAAACTGAAAC GGTGGGCATGGGAATGGTACCAGAAGGAGTGTGGTCGAC CCAACAGGGGACACATAGTGCTGCTGAGCCCGCCGGACGTGGATGGCTCTGTGTCAGAGCTGGTGTGTGAGCTCGGTTCCTCTCTGTGTGCCCAGGGCTTCAGTGTCTCTGTGGACCTGTGGAGTCGGGCTGAGCTGTGCTCTCTGGGGCCCCTGCCATGGCTGCACTCCCAGCTGCAGCACCTGGACAGTCAAGGGATCCGGGCAATACTGGTACTGACACAGGCAGCCTGGGAGAGGGCAGAGGACTGGGTCCGACAGTGGGACCAGCAGGGCCAACAGGGAAAGGATATAGTCCAgggagtggagaaggaggaggggggtgaggagatggagggggaggataatGGGCTTCTCCAGGGCTTGTCCTCCCCGTATGCAGACGTGTTCAGTGCCGCTCTGAGCTGCATCAAGGCAGAACACAAACTGGGCTGTGCTGGAGAGCGCTTCCTCCTGGTGCACTTTGAGGCCCATTCTGCCAAGCCCCCCAGCAGTGAGAGGGGTCTCCCAGAGCTGTTTCAAGGGCTGCCCATGTTCCATCTGCCCTCCCAGAGCCAGGGGCTTCTCGCTGAGCTGGCCATGGGGCCCACAGGGCCCGAGGCTGGTATAGGTGGACATAGGGTCTGA
- the LOC115143092 gene encoding interleukin-17 receptor C-like isoform X1, whose product MKAMFLWWSLAILLLIQIVASALELEMLDYKSEHFTCSKGISNCTVKAGAVVLIPECPVDLEVQPVLCCRQGTACRPCLHIHLDIQPRNHQTASYMHVCYNVPELGMEICKILEFTVIPAALDGQATSKQAWLSLLLKDNAVSFNSQVTVYVCSHHSKVVLPSVDEVCSSAAQGVVEECDRHSPRRKLTCSVPSFSALIDQESHEVRLQVNKADDSPYPLEMCLQHEVNGVCRTCKESTVPLHSVTPCMCFQVWWNKGDERSHRSISCPFRNHTELLQRNVWENVSVSVVQGQMNSGGAMLSWNLTAPCRVEAEVWPCQKGAGLDMDRCTELVAFRQRLSDDIWRENSRGHWLMPGVFEDVVLGLDLCVMVKGKNSELGPFCPIDSSWWHWRWSLLVLLSLMLAVLAAICLYFLHGKLKRWAWEWYQKECGRPNRGHIVLLSPPDVDGSVSELVCELGSSLCAQGFSVSVDLWSRAELCSLGPLPWLHSQLQHLDSQGIRAILVLTQAAWERAEDWVRQWDQQGQQGKDIVQGVEKEEGGEEMEGEDNGLLQGLSSPYADVFSAALSCIKAEHKLGCAGERFLLVHFEAHSAKPPSSERGLPELFQGLPMFHLPSQSQGLLAELAMGPTGPEAGIGGHRV is encoded by the exons GGTATCTCTAACTGCACAGTGAAGGCAGGTGCTGTGGTTCTGATCCCAGAGTGTCCTGTCGATCTGGAGGTGCAGCCGGTGCTGTGCTGCAGACAGGGCACGGCATGCAGACCCTGCCTACACATTCACCTTGACATCCAGCCCAGAAACCACCAGACAG CATCATATATGCATGTATGTTACAACGTACCAGAACTAGGAATGGAGATTTGCAAGATTCTGGAGTTCACAGTGATCCCTGCTGCTCTGGATGGGCAAGCTACATCCAAG CAGGCATGGCTGTCACTGCTGCTTAAAGATAATGCAGTGTCCTTCAACAGTCAGGTGACTGTGTATGTTTGTTCCCACCACTCGAAAGTGGTGCTTCCCTCAGTGGATGAAG TGTGCTCATCTGCTGCACAGGGGGTTGTAGAAGAGTGTGACA GACACTCTCCCAGAAGGAAGTTGACATGTTCAG tcccTAGTTTCAGCGCTCTGATTGATCAGGAAAGTCATGAGGTGAGGCTGCAAGTCAACAAGGCAGATGACAGCCCCTACCCACTGGAAATGTGCCTACAACATGAAGTTAACGGAGTGTGCAGG ACCTGTAAGGAGAGTACAGTTCCACTGCACTCTGTCACCCCCTGCATGTGCTTTCAG gtgtgGTGGAATAAAGGAGACGAGAGGTCGCATCGATCCATTAGCTGTCCCTTTAGAAACCACACCG AGCTGCTGCAGAGGAATGTATGGGAGAATGTGTCAGTATCTGTGGTGCAGGGCCAAATGAACAGTGGTGGTGCCATGCTATCCTGGAACCTGACTGCCCCCTGTAGGGTGGAGGCAGAAGTGTGGCCCTGCCAGAAAGGTGCAGGCTTGGACATGGACAGGTGCACAGAGCTGGTTGCCTTTAGGCAGCGTCTGTCAGATGACATTTGGAGGGAAAACAGCAGGGGACACTGG CTGATGCCCGGTGTGTTTGAGGATGTCGTACTTGGCCTTGATCTCTGTGTGATG GTAAAAGGGAAGAACAGTGAGCTTGGCCCCTTCTGTCCCATTGACT CCAGTTGGTGGCACTGGCGCTGGAGTCTGTTGGTCCTGCTCTCCCTGATGCTGGCTGTCCTAGCAGCAATTTGTCTATATTTCCTGCATGGTAAACTGAAAC GGTGGGCATGGGAATGGTACCAGAAGGAGTGTGGTCGAC CCAACAGGGGACACATAGTGCTGCTGAGCCCGCCGGACGTGGATGGCTCTGTGTCAGAGCTGGTGTGTGAGCTCGGTTCCTCTCTGTGTGCCCAGGGCTTCAGTGTCTCTGTGGACCTGTGGAGTCGGGCTGAGCTGTGCTCTCTGGGGCCCCTGCCATGGCTGCACTCCCAGCTGCAGCACCTGGACAGTCAAGGGATCCGGGCAATACTGGTACTGACACAGGCAGCCTGGGAGAGGGCAGAGGACTGGGTCCGACAGTGGGACCAGCAGGGCCAACAGGGAAAGGATATAGTCCAgggagtggagaaggaggaggggggtgaggagatggagggggaggataatGGGCTTCTCCAGGGCTTGTCCTCCCCGTATGCAGACGTGTTCAGTGCCGCTCTGAGCTGCATCAAGGCAGAACACAAACTGGGCTGTGCTGGAGAGCGCTTCCTCCTGGTGCACTTTGAGGCCCATTCTGCCAAGCCCCCCAGCAGTGAGAGGGGTCTCCCAGAGCTGTTTCAAGGGCTGCCCATGTTCCATCTGCCCTCCCAGAGCCAGGGGCTTCTCGCTGAGCTGGCCATGGGGCCCACAGGGCCCGAGGCTGGTATAGGTGGACATAGGGTCTGA
- the LOC115143092 gene encoding interleukin-17 receptor C-like isoform X2 produces MKAMFLWWSLAILLLIQIVASALELEMLDYKSEHFTCSKGISNCTVKAGAVVLIPECPVDLEVQPVLCCRQGTACRPCLHIHLDIQPRNHQTASYMHVCYNVPELGMEICKILEFTVIPAALDGQATSKAWLSLLLKDNAVSFNSQVTVYVCSHHSKVVLPSVDEVCSSAAQGVVEECDRHSPRRKLTCSVPSFSALIDQESHEVRLQVNKADDSPYPLEMCLQHEVNGVCRTCKESTVPLHSVTPCMCFQVWWNKGDERSHRSISCPFRNHTELLQRNVWENVSVSVVQGQMNSGGAMLSWNLTAPCRVEAEVWPCQKGAGLDMDRCTELVAFRQRLSDDIWRENSRGHWLMPGVFEDVVLGLDLCVMVKGKNSELGPFCPIDSSWWHWRWSLLVLLSLMLAVLAAICLYFLHGKLKRWAWEWYQKECGRPNRGHIVLLSPPDVDGSVSELVCELGSSLCAQGFSVSVDLWSRAELCSLGPLPWLHSQLQHLDSQGIRAILVLTQAAWERAEDWVRQWDQQGQQGKDIVQGVEKEEGGEEMEGEDNGLLQGLSSPYADVFSAALSCIKAEHKLGCAGERFLLVHFEAHSAKPPSSERGLPELFQGLPMFHLPSQSQGLLAELAMGPTGPEAGIGGHRV; encoded by the exons GGTATCTCTAACTGCACAGTGAAGGCAGGTGCTGTGGTTCTGATCCCAGAGTGTCCTGTCGATCTGGAGGTGCAGCCGGTGCTGTGCTGCAGACAGGGCACGGCATGCAGACCCTGCCTACACATTCACCTTGACATCCAGCCCAGAAACCACCAGACAG CATCATATATGCATGTATGTTACAACGTACCAGAACTAGGAATGGAGATTTGCAAGATTCTGGAGTTCACAGTGATCCCTGCTGCTCTGGATGGGCAAGCTACATCCAAG GCATGGCTGTCACTGCTGCTTAAAGATAATGCAGTGTCCTTCAACAGTCAGGTGACTGTGTATGTTTGTTCCCACCACTCGAAAGTGGTGCTTCCCTCAGTGGATGAAG TGTGCTCATCTGCTGCACAGGGGGTTGTAGAAGAGTGTGACA GACACTCTCCCAGAAGGAAGTTGACATGTTCAG tcccTAGTTTCAGCGCTCTGATTGATCAGGAAAGTCATGAGGTGAGGCTGCAAGTCAACAAGGCAGATGACAGCCCCTACCCACTGGAAATGTGCCTACAACATGAAGTTAACGGAGTGTGCAGG ACCTGTAAGGAGAGTACAGTTCCACTGCACTCTGTCACCCCCTGCATGTGCTTTCAG gtgtgGTGGAATAAAGGAGACGAGAGGTCGCATCGATCCATTAGCTGTCCCTTTAGAAACCACACCG AGCTGCTGCAGAGGAATGTATGGGAGAATGTGTCAGTATCTGTGGTGCAGGGCCAAATGAACAGTGGTGGTGCCATGCTATCCTGGAACCTGACTGCCCCCTGTAGGGTGGAGGCAGAAGTGTGGCCCTGCCAGAAAGGTGCAGGCTTGGACATGGACAGGTGCACAGAGCTGGTTGCCTTTAGGCAGCGTCTGTCAGATGACATTTGGAGGGAAAACAGCAGGGGACACTGG CTGATGCCCGGTGTGTTTGAGGATGTCGTACTTGGCCTTGATCTCTGTGTGATG GTAAAAGGGAAGAACAGTGAGCTTGGCCCCTTCTGTCCCATTGACT CCAGTTGGTGGCACTGGCGCTGGAGTCTGTTGGTCCTGCTCTCCCTGATGCTGGCTGTCCTAGCAGCAATTTGTCTATATTTCCTGCATGGTAAACTGAAAC GGTGGGCATGGGAATGGTACCAGAAGGAGTGTGGTCGAC CCAACAGGGGACACATAGTGCTGCTGAGCCCGCCGGACGTGGATGGCTCTGTGTCAGAGCTGGTGTGTGAGCTCGGTTCCTCTCTGTGTGCCCAGGGCTTCAGTGTCTCTGTGGACCTGTGGAGTCGGGCTGAGCTGTGCTCTCTGGGGCCCCTGCCATGGCTGCACTCCCAGCTGCAGCACCTGGACAGTCAAGGGATCCGGGCAATACTGGTACTGACACAGGCAGCCTGGGAGAGGGCAGAGGACTGGGTCCGACAGTGGGACCAGCAGGGCCAACAGGGAAAGGATATAGTCCAgggagtggagaaggaggaggggggtgaggagatggagggggaggataatGGGCTTCTCCAGGGCTTGTCCTCCCCGTATGCAGACGTGTTCAGTGCCGCTCTGAGCTGCATCAAGGCAGAACACAAACTGGGCTGTGCTGGAGAGCGCTTCCTCCTGGTGCACTTTGAGGCCCATTCTGCCAAGCCCCCCAGCAGTGAGAGGGGTCTCCCAGAGCTGTTTCAAGGGCTGCCCATGTTCCATCTGCCCTCCCAGAGCCAGGGGCTTCTCGCTGAGCTGGCCATGGGGCCCACAGGGCCCGAGGCTGGTATAGGTGGACATAGGGTCTGA